AGATATGTTGGAcatgctgcagctgataagtactggaagaacttgagattttttaatagaagtaaattacaaatctctggcactttcttacaccagttgatttaaactggagttgccctttaagttcgctcatctctagtggggacTATTTAATGTCATTTATTATTTTGAGTATTGatgaatgatgatgataatgtttGGGGTGTGCAGGCAATGCTGTtttccaccagggggcgctcactGTGCAGATTTTTACAGCTGTGACTAAACTCAATAAGGAATTCACCTGCAGCCagttccccctagtggtggctacaaGACCTACAACCTTTAtctggatgttttttctggaaCTGTTCAGGGAAAGTATCCAAGCATAAAAAACCCTCTGCTTTAAGACTACTTCAGTGCTGGTTTCTCAGTACATTGATGCAAACACCGATGGCATATCTAAGCCTTGCCCAGTTTTTGTTTTTACTGACACATACAAAACAACTTGTCTAATGGACTGTCTGCTGTTGAAGGTATATAGGAAAAGAATGCATACTTACCTTTCCCTGGTCCCCCTGATGTTCTCTCAGGTAGGAGTCACCCTGGTATAAAGACCATTACACAGAGGGAGGTACATGTCTGTTTattcatgtgatatatactgtctgTCTGTTCACAGGCTGccagggcatactgggagttgtagttccccatcAGTTCCGCCATTTGAAGACCGCTGGTATAAAGTtttgtataaataaaatataatcactgtataatgaaAAGTTCTGATATGGTTGTGTAGCCGGCTTGTGTTTCAGTTTCTTCATGTCCAAGATCtctgctggctgtcagtgactAAAAGATCCTTGTTCACATCAGAAAACCTGTGCAGACCTAATACTGAACACCTGTTATAATGCTACACAAGTCTCTGGAGTGAATAAAAGTCATCTGTGCTACAATGTATCGGTGCAGGTGGACTGTATCCAGGCTAATGACTGTCCTAGACCACATACAACTGTAACAGACCCTCTGCTGTGAGAAGGATCCCGAATGAttccatttactgacagcaagcagggatctAGGAAATGGTGCAGGACAGAGACACAAGAAAGTATGTACATGGATTAATACATTATCAtccatgttattttatttttgctatatttatatttcagactattttgtgtttttattttatggatACAACATCTAAAATATTTTAGATGTAAAATATTCATTATGTAGTGCAGTTATGTATGCAGTGGCCTTCATGAAGTCTAATACtttgcaggggacattatttgtTAAAATAGGAACAGCACAATAATTTAAAACATAACAAggctacattacatacagtaacaTTTGGGCAAGTTGCTGTACAGTGATTTGCTTTCTGGTGATTGGAATCTCTTAGATTCACACATATATTGCACAATCCTGCCCTATTCTCGATTATATATTCAGAGATTAATAATGACACGAGTGGCTGGGATTACAGAACATATCATAGAGCTGTTCCCTTCTATATCCATATTCCCAATCTATTCCTTTATAGAAATCAGCTCTTATCCATGTACCATACCTGCTGCTCAATCCGTCCTGACCTTCTGAAATCACTTGCTTTATCTCCAGGTCATTTGTGTCTCTCCGGTCCTAATGGACTAGAAGGAAGCTGCCGGGACAGGAGGAGATGTTCTGGGCCTCGTGCACACACACAAGTCTCCGGACATTACTGATTGGTTTGCTTGCTAGATCTAATAATTCCCTCCGCATGTTTATTGTTCAGTGATTTCTAAAGGCTTCATATAAAAAACTAATTCAGCCTTTTAATCCAATTCAGTTATAAACAATCGAACATATACATTTCGATTAAATCAGTTGTGAACGTCTTTGTAATGATGAGACCCAATATAGCAGAAAACAATGCAGATACGGAAGGGTTAATCACCATCAAATTGGCGCGACCCCCGATATTCTGACACAATACCCTTCAGTCATCAGACAAAAGATGAACCCCTTTAGGGCTGGATTGTTTGTGCCCTACTTTCCATAGACACGGCAGCGAGAGGACCGGGATCTGTAGCCTTTCATATAGAAGACGTGGGCGGCTCTGAAAAGAGCCTTTGGGTTGTGGAGATGGAGCCGAATGGGAGCGGAATTAACCTCCGAAGCCGTAGAGAGTGCGGCCCTGGCGCTTGAGGGCGTACACCACGTCCATGGCGGTGACGGTCTTCCTCTTGGCGTGCTCGGTGTAGGTGACGGCGTCGCGGATCACGTTCTCCAGGAAGACTTTCAGGACACCGCGAGTCTCCTCATAGATGAGGCCGGAGATTCTCTTGACGCCTCCCCTGCGAGCAAGACGGCGGATAGCGGGCTTGGTGATGCcctggatgttatcccggagcacCTTCCTGTGCCTCTTGGCGCCGCCCTTACCGAGACCTTTTCCTCCTTTGCCGCGTCCAGACATTCTCTGAGCTGTAAAGAAACAACTGTAAGAGAACGCGCTTAGAGTCCTTGCTTACATAGGAAATAAGCGGACCTGACAGAGAACCGCACAGATGACTCACTTCCGGGACATCCCTACGTGCATTTTGATCATtgacccctccccttcctccctgattggctgaacatgGAGATTTTGAACTTCCCGCCCTTTCTGTAACCGTCGCTGCTAGTTTCCCGCTTTTAGTGTC
The DNA window shown above is from Dendropsophus ebraccatus isolate aDenEbr1 unplaced genomic scaffold, aDenEbr1.pat pat_scaffold_642_ctg1, whole genome shotgun sequence and carries:
- the LOC138778134 gene encoding histone H4; the protein is MSGRGKGGKGLGKGGAKRHRKVLRDNIQGITKPAIRRLARRGGVKRISGLIYEETRGVLKVFLENVIRDAVTYTEHAKRKTVTAMDVVYALKRQGRTLYGFGG